Proteins from a single region of Flavobacterium sp. YJ01:
- a CDS encoding anti-sigma factor has protein sequence MEAKQYIESGILELYVYGLLTEKENLEIAELARENPEIESEIISIEKAVSALSSSFSPFHSVANFEKTKALLELNDGKVINIKSPSNRSQYLSWAAAVLLLLGFGYQTLELAKSKQAVSEAGGEKNKIEREYAFLDQQNKQTEKNLSIVRDIKNTSVALDGQSISPASFAKVYWNKETKTTYIDAAGLPNPPKGMVYQVWSLKLSPVLTPTSIGLLDNFEENSQKIFAVSQTDSAEAFGITLEPAGGSVTPTMEQLYTLGKV, from the coding sequence ATGGAAGCAAAGCAATATATTGAATCAGGCATTTTAGAACTGTACGTTTACGGCCTTCTGACAGAAAAAGAGAACCTGGAAATTGCCGAACTGGCCAGAGAAAACCCTGAGATTGAAAGTGAAATCATTTCTATAGAAAAAGCTGTTTCAGCCTTATCATCAAGCTTCTCACCTTTCCATTCGGTTGCCAATTTCGAGAAAACAAAAGCGCTTTTAGAGCTTAACGATGGTAAAGTTATCAATATAAAATCACCATCAAACCGTTCGCAGTACTTGAGCTGGGCGGCTGCCGTATTACTGCTCTTAGGTTTTGGATATCAAACTTTAGAACTGGCAAAATCCAAACAGGCAGTCTCTGAGGCCGGAGGCGAAAAAAATAAAATTGAAAGAGAATATGCTTTTTTAGACCAGCAGAATAAACAGACTGAGAAAAACCTGAGCATTGTGAGAGACATTAAAAACACAAGCGTTGCTCTGGACGGACAATCCATATCTCCGGCATCGTTTGCAAAAGTGTACTGGAACAAAGAAACAAAAACGACTTATATCGACGCGGCAGGTCTGCCAAACCCTCCAAAAGGAATGGTTTACCAGGTTTGGTCTTTAAAACTAAGTCCGGTGCTTACACCGACAAGTATTGGTCTGCTGGATAATTTTGAAGAAAACTCTCAAAAAATCTTTGCTGTAAGCCAAACCGATTCAGCCGAAGCTTTTGGCATCACGCTGGAACCTGCAGGGGGAAGCGTTACACCTACAATGGAGCAGCTTTATACTTTAGGAAAAGTCTAA
- the hemA gene encoding glutamyl-tRNA reductase, whose amino-acid sequence MENFNMPRSTTFYALGLSYKKADAVIRGKFSLDAKAQSDLLLQAKAEGIESLVVTSTCNRTEIYGFAHHPYELIKLLCENSNGSVEEFQQAAYIYKNEEAVSHMFRVGTGLDSQILGDFEIISQIKTAFSNSKREGLVNTFLDRLVNTVIQASKKVKTETKISSGATSVSFASVQYIIRNVADIGNKNILLFGTGKIGRNTCENLVKHTKNSHIALINRTKNKAELLAGKLNVIVKDYADLKEELQQADVLVVATGAQNPTIDKTSLALQKPLLILDLSIPRNVDTNVEDIPGVTLIHLDDLSQITDDTLEKRKQHIPAAEAIIDDLKLELNTWVNGRKCAPTIHALKSKLNDIVSAEFAFQKKKTAHFDDAQIDLISSRIIQKLTNHFASHLKNENTSVDQSIEFIEKVFQIGQLAPNKASSPIEEKYKINLS is encoded by the coding sequence ATGGAAAATTTTAATATGCCCAGATCCACGACTTTTTACGCATTAGGGTTAAGCTACAAGAAAGCAGATGCAGTTATCAGAGGAAAATTTAGTCTAGATGCTAAAGCACAATCTGATTTATTGCTGCAGGCCAAGGCAGAAGGCATAGAATCACTGGTTGTTACTTCTACCTGCAATAGAACTGAAATTTATGGTTTTGCCCATCATCCTTATGAACTCATCAAACTGCTTTGCGAGAACAGCAATGGCTCTGTAGAAGAATTTCAGCAGGCTGCTTATATATATAAGAATGAAGAAGCCGTCAGCCACATGTTTCGGGTAGGAACAGGTTTAGACAGTCAGATTCTGGGTGATTTTGAAATCATCAGCCAGATTAAAACCGCCTTTAGCAATAGTAAACGGGAAGGTTTGGTCAATACATTTCTGGACCGGTTGGTAAATACGGTTATTCAGGCGAGCAAAAAAGTTAAAACGGAGACGAAAATTTCTTCCGGTGCAACGTCAGTTTCTTTTGCATCAGTGCAGTATATAATCCGAAATGTGGCCGATATTGGAAACAAAAATATTTTGTTATTCGGAACGGGGAAAATAGGAAGAAACACGTGCGAAAACTTAGTAAAACATACTAAAAACAGCCATATTGCCCTTATAAACAGAACAAAAAACAAAGCCGAATTATTGGCCGGCAAGCTGAATGTTATTGTAAAAGATTATGCTGATTTAAAAGAGGAACTGCAGCAGGCCGATGTGCTGGTTGTAGCTACAGGAGCACAAAATCCGACTATTGACAAAACATCGCTTGCTTTACAGAAACCCTTATTGATCCTAGATTTATCCATCCCGCGCAATGTAGATACCAATGTAGAAGATATTCCCGGTGTAACTTTAATACATCTGGATGATTTGTCTCAAATCACTGATGACACGCTGGAAAAGAGAAAACAGCATATTCCTGCTGCAGAAGCCATTATTGATGATCTGAAATTAGAACTGAATACCTGGGTGAACGGCCGAAAATGTGCTCCGACTATCCATGCATTAAAATCCAAGCTAAATGATATTGTATCGGCAGAATTTGCTTTTCAAAAAAAGAAAACAGCCCATTTTGATGATGCCCAGATAGATTTAATCAGTTCAAGAATTATTCAAAAATTAACAAACCATTTTGCCAGCCATTTAAAAAATGAAAACACTTCAGTGGATCAAAGCATTGAATTTATTGAAAAAGTATTTCAGATAGGACAGCTTGCACCGAATAAGGCTTCTTCACCAATTGAAGAAAAATACAAAATCAATCTGTCATAA